CCCTCTTATAACAAAGTGGGTAGGAGCAATCTTATATCCTGTAGTCTTTGTTATAACTCTGGTACAAAGCCTCCCCATCAGCAGCTGTAAGTTctttatgacattttaaattaaattagctttactttaataaaacatatatatttaagttaagttaatgtTTGATGCTTTCCAGTTCAGTTCATGTTATAGTCTCACAGAGCCACCAGCAAGGATGTAAACTCTTGTTTCCCTCTGTGGTGCACAaaatagataaaaaataaataagtatatcCATATAAGTAGATGAAGAAcgtatatatattttgtactaTTTGATACATGTGGGTGAAATTTACCAGGTGTCCTGTCAGTGCATTTGTCATTGAAATGACCTTTATTTTGACTGAGCTgaactgaaaaagagaaaatgtctttAACCTGCCAGCagggctctctctctcttttaaccCTGTCTGTCGCTGCTCTGTCCTGATTGGCTGATTCGTTTGTCTGGAGGGGGGGGGCTTACAGACGGTGGGCTGATTAAAGTAGATTATGAGGGGGAGAGGGGAAGAGACCAGTCTGGCATCACACTCTGGTCACCACAGCTATGGCTTCACGATGGAAACACTGCTGCAtcctcatcctctctctccttctcctccgtCTACAATCGTCTGCCTGCCTCGACGAACAACCTGCTGACAGGTaggtgaagagacagagagacatgttACCCTTCATGAAACAATCTAATGCCTGGTGTTCCTGACCTCTCCTGACTTTTTAATCTTTGACTCTTGACACGTTCAGCTCAAAGATTACTGGTGTGTTTCTGGCCCATCAGGACCTGTGGGTATTTTCATTGACTGTGTTAGTTGCAATTACTGATTTGGTGATTTGGGGGCAGAGGAACAAGATGAAAACCCAACATGGACACATTATCACCTTATTAAGTAGTTATGGCAAACGTGTAAACAAACAGTTACCTACTTtaacatccagcagacatgatCACCCCATCGGAGTCATGGTTGTGTCCACCTGATCTGGTTTGGTCGCCACCAAATCCTGGGAAAAAAATATCTGTTTCTTTAGCTGCTGGATGGTCCACCAGATGTTGTAGTAAGTGAGAATTGTGCAAATGTTGGCATTGGATCAATTTATCATAATCTGGGGTTTTGCAGATTCAAGCAACATCAACATTCTTGACAACGATGATGTTGCTTTACGTCTGCAGATGTTTTTACAGAGGGCTGCTGATGGTAGAAGGGCGGGAGAATCTGCAAAATCTCCTAATGGCTGAGAGCCACCCCATCCTTCatgacctgtgtgtgtatgtttgtgtgtgtgtgtgtgtgtgagagctcaTGATTGTATGATTATATAATCAGTGCAATCCCACAATCCACAGTTCTGTGCTCTGACCCAGCAGAGAAGAAGAGCTTTTTGGATATAGGGAGTAAGGGAGGATTTGACAGCTCTGACTATTGTTCTcagcaaaatacatttataatacaTTATGTTTGGGCTGAAAAAAATGTTACACAAGTTTTGTTCTAGATCATCTAAGAGGAACCTTGAGAGTCTGAACGTCCCTGGACTGTCAGAGTTGAGACTACTGTGACTGATTATTTTTCACTTCATAAGGCTACATGCTCCTCGCTCACAGACCAGAGTAGACATACTTCACATCTTGCCTGTGAAACAACAGTGTGTTATGTTTGCCATCCCTCAAACATACTGTAGGAAATGTCAACTACTGTTCCATCCTCTGTTGTGgttgtggtgtataacatatgtgcagaCACCACATGTTAAAGGCCACACATGCTTAAAAACGGACACGGGAACAGGCAGCAGTTATTGGGCCACATAATGTTTGAGCTTCACGCACACAGTCTGAATTGACCCTTGCTGACATTATAACAAACTGTACATTTCTCAAACTATGGTGaccaaaaagtaatttaattttatgtGTGAGCAAAAATGAAGTATAGGCAATTACAAAAACTTgcacacaaattattattttccatcCCTGTTCTGATGAAGAAGAGTAGCTGAGTTTTTATGTGTTAAAGTTTTAGTATAAGTTTTCATGGCTTCACAGTTTACAGGATGTAGCTCATTTCTTGTTGTTGCCTCTCTTGATCTGTGATGGAAACATCGTCAGCATTCTTTACATAAAACCTGAATGTGCTGTATGTGTTTATAAAAAGCAATCAGAGCTGCTGTTTGGTGTTAAACTGATTCTGACATTAAATCATCAGActattctttctctctgtaatCGGGGTAAGAGTGGGTCATCTGGCAACAGTATATCTCTGTTCCAGACTGATCAATCTCCCTGTAACCTTAAACACTAATCCACAGGGTGAACGACTGGGTCACCGGGCTGCCCAGATGCATTCTGGGTACTTGAGACCTTACAGGTCCATCTCCTGGTCATTCATGCTCCCTGCACTATTTCTTACCTTcataatttgtatttgtttaggGTAATGTTTAAACCCTTAATTAATTTGTTACTAAACCTTTAATCCTAAACCAACaatcattatgtttttttaatttaactaatGGTAATTTAACTATTAATTTAAAGACAAAGTGGGTGAGAACTTTCTTTGCTACCCTCCAGGTTCATCGTGCATAGCACACCATattattttaagtgtttatttgtataatataccatagcttgtgtaacagtgcaCCACTTTCCATGTGTTAGTAGCTTCATGTTGCAGTTCACAGTTAAGCATATGAGAATTTAAAGTAAACACCAATCTTTAATCTGAATAGAACATCtcctttgctgttgtaaatgcCCACTAAATGACTAACAGCATGTGaacatagtttgttttttttggattCAGTCATATTTCTTGTCACATACTATAAAATGATGATATTAAAAGATTTTGTGCACGAGCACAAATgaataatttataaaataaatctaGCCATTGAAAAAAACTGACTTCAAATTGTAACACCATCAGGCTCTTCTGACAGATAATAATCTATGTGAGCTATCTGACTGCAGCGagataatttattaaatgtgtcACCTGAATGTactgaaaaaaactaaaagaaaatactgattaataaaataaatataataaaagagaGAATTGTGTAAATGAAAACAGAGGACCCTATGTGAGAGTAAAAGTGGGCGAAAAATTATGATGTacattattttagttatttattgatCCTCCTGTCACTTCTATTTACAGTGCTGCTGTCTCTCCAGTCTATGGTAAGTGCCATCaatcaatctatctatctatctatctatctatctatctatctatctatctatctatctatctatctcatGAAAGAACTCATTTGGTTATTGACTTTCTCTCCAGATAAAGGGATAGCACAGAGCGATGGAGGGGTGTGGATAGAAGACCGTTTGGTACCTGCAGACGACCGATTGCAGGTAAACTCTGAGTGGAGGAGAAAACAGCAGCGTTCACCTCACTGTACTGATTTTTTACTTACAGGTGAAGAGTGGTGGTAAAAATACAGCACCACAAATCTTGCATTCAGAATTGGGCTTAAGTTAAAGTAAGCAAGCGTCAGCACTGACATTGAGAAAGAAAGTCTAGTTTCACTGTTGAGTAAACACTCAAtgcacagaatgcctgagagctgcactgaatcatattctgttatatttatatattgtgaaatgtcacatgctacctgaattttctgtttccttttacataaataaaaacatttccaccataaaatggtgcagaaactttcaccagaaggcaggaaattaagtgtttaaagatcaAAATTTCTTGGAGGATTTCCCCCAGACCCCTCGCTCATACATCTTGGCAttgacaatatatttaaaacactgtttaaggatcttgTCGTCTAGTTCTCGTGAACCTAATATTGCATATTGTGATCATACCTCCATGTGAATGAGACACACTGAATTGAATTTACATATGAAATTGTGTTTCATGTGATAAATAAGTATTTTCTTCTTGTCTCCAGCTTCCTATCCAGTCTCCAGATGTATCACGGAGGAAGTTACTTCAGACGCCAGGAGCTGCACTTCCGTTCCCTCCCCTCAAGGTAGCATTGTTGTCTCCAGACAATTAACCAGCTACTGTAATACATACaaataacacacagacaaaacagcatttCTGTCCATCTGGTGTATAATCTTCAATCAAATTAAGTTTTCCTCCATTATCTACACCTCCTTACTATTAAATTTGATTGTCTAAACAAGATTGATGGTCATAATTGTTTAGAATTGGCAATTATTTCATTGTAGTGGTTTTGTACTAGGAGcattttttcacttttgaaGATACTACGCTGGCAGTTTCCCCTGCTAGGCTAAGGGCTAAACATGTCCTTGCCTGCACCTATTTGTACTGGACACAGATATTAAACCATTATtcatcttctcatctgactctgggcacgacaaaaaacaacaggatTTCACAAATCCTCACAGTGTGGCTTTAACAGATATCCTCCCCCTCTGTAAATAACTGGAATTGTTGCTGGTGGTTCCAACATTAGGATTATAGTAGCCTGTAGCTGTAGTTGATTATAACCACATGATTATTAGATATAGGCGGCAGTATGTTCAtaacacaaagtaaaacacacatcCTATTTGCCAATTTGTGACTCTGAAAAGTTGATActggagttttattttgtggaaCTTAGGGAACACATTCCGCCCACCATTGATTGAGTTGACCACCAGAGATTGTGTTTTTGCTCGCACGGTGCTGTCTGATAATGTTGTTGTCTCCGCCTGCACTGCACTGTGTCCAATAATGTTCTTGTCTCTGCCTGTACGGTGTTGTCCAATAATGTTGTTGTCTCCGCCTGCACTGCACTGTGTCCAATAATGTTCTTGTCTCCACTTGTACGGTGTTGTCCAATAATGTTGTTGTCTCCACTTGTACAGTGTTGTCCAATAATGTTGTTGTCTCCACTTGTACGGTGTTGTCCAATAATGTTGTTGTCTCCACTTGTACGGTGTTGTCCGGTAATGTTGTTGTCTCCGCTTGTACGGTGTAGTCCAATAATGTTGTTGTCTCCACTTGCACAGTGTTGTCCGGTAATGTTGTTGTCTCCACTTGTACGGTGTTGTCCAATAATGTTGTTGTCTCCACTTGTACGGTGTTGTCCGGTAATGTTGTTGTCTCCGCTTGTACGGTGTAGTCCAATAATGTTGTTGTCTCCACTTGCACAGTGTTGTCCGGTAATGTTGTTGTCTCCACTTGTACGGTGTTGTCCAATAATGTTGTTGTCTCCACTTGTACGGTGTTGTCCGGTAATGTTGTTGTCTCCGCTTGTACGGTGTAGTCCAATAATGTTGTTGTCTCCACTTGCACAGTGTTGTCCGGTAATGTTGTTGTCTCCACTTGTACGGTGTTGTCCAATAATGTTGTTGTCTCCACTTGTACGGTGTTGTCCGGTAATGTTGTTGTCTCCGCTTGTACGGTGTAGTCCAATAATGTTGTTGTCTCCACTTGCACAGTGTTGTCCGGTAATGTTGTTGTCTCCGCTTGTACGGTGTTGTCCAATAATGTTGTTGTCTCCACTTGTACGGTGTTGTCCAATAATGTTGTTGTCTCCACTTGTACGGTGTTGTCCGGTAATGTTGTTGTCTCCGCTTGTACGGTGTTGTCCAATAATGTTGTTGTCTCCACTTGTACAGTGTTGTCCAATAATGTTGTTGTCTCCACTTGTACGGTGTTGTCCGGTAATGTTGTTGTCTCCGCTTGTACGGTGTTGTCCAATAATGTTGTTGTCTCCACTTGTACGGTGTTATCCGGTAATGTTGTTGTCTCCGCCTGTATGGTGTTGTCCAATAATGCTGTTGTCTCCACCTCTCCTGTGTTGTCCAGTAATGTTGTTGTCTCCGCCTGCACTGCAAGTGTCCAATAATGTTGTTGTCTCTGTCTGTACTGTGTTGTCCAATAATGTTGTTGTCTCCACCTGTTCTGTGTTATCCATTTATGTTGTTGTCCAATAATGTTGTTGTCTCCGCCTGTAGGGTGTTGTCCAATAATGCTGTAGTCATAGAAACAATAGCAAAACAATGCACAGCATTTACAGACTGAACCTTTCACGGAAACGGTGGTGACTTGAACTCACTGTTGTGTACGCAAGTGCACTGCACGTTACTGCCTTTTAAATACAGCTGTATTTACATAGGCACCAGCACCAATTGCgagaaaacatacctcaaaGCCCATTGCGCAAAGTTACACACCGTTTCGAGGAAACGTGTCGTTCAATCCGAAAACGTAAAACAGGTGCAAAACGTTTAGAGAATGAACTACCCCAGGgtcctgtttcagaaagcaggcttaacaaactcagAATTTTAACTAATCCCACTTTCTGAAATGGGGCCCAAGTGTTCAGTAATACTGTTGTCTCCGCCCAACCAGGTGTTGTCCAATGGGGAGCCCTGCTTCCTGTTCCAGGCCAGGAAGCTGTCTGTCCGCTATGAGAAGGAGAAGCAGCTGGACCTGACGGAGAGAGCCTTTTCTCCTCATATACCTGTCGACACCAGCCAGTCCATCTGCCGACAGGACAAGGCCACGTtagtacacctgtctgtctgaatggaaagtctgtctacctgtctgtccttTAAAAGCAtcagaaaacataaataatttaGATTTAGTTGTTTTCTGGAGAAACATCTCAAGATATAGCTCAAACAGATATCCCTCCTTCTCATACGTCTGAGAGAGCTGTAGGAGATGTAGGCAGATAAAAAgctattataaaaataaaattgttattCCAATAATTGAAGCACAGAATCCAAAAGACTATTGTCCAATTTAGAGACCATTACTGTACATCCACAGAGATATGTCCGAGGTAGGATGTTGATGAAAAAAGTCCAACAGCTGTTTCTTATGTCATTCCAAATCCAAAAATATCACATAACCTCAAGTCTTTTGTCACTTAACTCTGACcctctgtccgtctgtctgtcttcaggtTGGTCATGAGGTTTGGGGATGTGGAAAATTTGAGAGGCCTGTCCATCAGGTCAGTCATAATGCAATCTGTCCAATCATGTGCTAAAATCCAACTTTACAACGTTAATCAAGTTAAATGTGTGATCAGATGTTATATTCAAGGTCACACTGACAAGTCAGATCCatctgtggagttttcttgtaaagtacatttactcaagaaaTACACTACAATTTTGAGGTGCTTATactatacttctactccactacatttctgagagaaacattgtactttttactttctacttttacttacttaGATTAGAGACACAGACCTCTCAGGTGCAGTGTTGTATTTTTGGGTGCATTAGCACCTCGTGTAGGTCAGTGGAATAATGTGACACCATTGGCAGGAATGTGTAAAGGTTAAAAACTGCACATGTACCATGTGGTACCTACACATTAAGGCTtaaaagtctacagccatgctagcaccACCTGAACAATTAAAGGTAAAGGTCTCCTCTCGTCCCTCTGGCGTCAGGCTGCAGCTGTCCAACACTTTCTACGAGTCTTCGGGTCAGTGGTGGTTCTCGGTGGACAACGTCTCTCTGCTGTACAACACCTCTGAGGAGGCTGTGTTCAACGCCAGCGATGTGTAcgctccatcctcctcctcctaccacTGCCTCCATGTAAGTAGCCTGAAGCGCTACAGCGCCCTGCTGCTGCCCAGCACCGACCACGCCCACCGCTGGTCCATCACCTTCACCAACTTCCAGGTACTTGTCCATTTACCCAGCTAACTCATTGATATCTTAAAGCTAATATATGATTTACCATAGCTGCAGCTCGATCAATGACATCTGGAgaaactatttttattttttataaataaatttacaGGTTTATCGAGCAAGGGCAATCTGTTGTCCCTGAACTGGTGGTAATATGTCACtctaaaaagataaaagaatgaggctataaataatacatacagATTTAGCCCAATACAATAAATTACAACAGAAGTTTAGCCTATCTaaacactaatgaaccagccAACCTCATATGCATAGCTCAAGAAGCACAAACAGGCAGAATAGAAAAGACAAGATAGCAGCAAGTGTCTAAATTTAATGTTGACTGTGCTGACTATCTGTTAGCCACTTCTTTAAGTTTAAAAGAGGCATAAGTTTTAAGTTCATCCATCTTTAAATTGATCCTTAACTAAACCTCTCCCTCAAATAGTGAAAATCCAATCATGACATAGCAATAGTAAGCCGTTCCAAAACTAAAAGCACATGAGCAAAAGGCCTTCctggctaactagctaacgACCTACAGATACCTATTTCTTCCAAGGCCAACATAAGTAAAACTTTtgtaactaaaaaaaaaatgggggTTGCTTGTAGTGATAAACCCGCAGAAAAGGATTCTGCATTTTGCCTCAGTTCTGCACAGCTTTAAAGCTTCTTTCAGCTTCTTGTTCTCATCGTGTTGTTTTCAGCTAAAGCGGGAAGCTGTTTCAGGTAAAAAAGCTGAAAAACCTCTAAAAGTCCACAGTACACTACACAAACATAGTGGTGAGCTATGGTGAACATAGTGCAGCGTTTAGCAGccaaagagccagatatttcgcTCAGGAGTTGGGAGACACCTAAAagagagctaaaagagagtgcaCATTGGACtaacattcatcaggtggacacagacacgactacaaataaatgataatgttgctctgtaactgcttAATGCGTAAATAAGTAAACTGTTTACTAACAGGTTTGCTGTATCATCTTAAAAGGTGATATGTAAGTGTTCACGTCTTATTGCCACTGGCCCTAAGTGACCAAAATAATCTGTCATATTTAAGTAAAACTGACCAAAGCTTGggtagttttatttatttattgacatGAAAATGGATATTTATGGAATATTTCTTGACCCtgactcaaaaaacaaaacaatttgtttCACTGTTTGTTTGGATTTGAACTTCACTGTGTAGGAGGATGAATAACAATGAAGCTAAATTTTACACACATTATGAATCACAGTATGAATTTTATCTTCTTTATGTCTCTCATGTCCTCCTCAGATTCAGGCGTTCAACATCACCTCTGGTAAATTTTCTCCTGCGACTGACTGCGCCACCTTTCTGACACCGGCCATCCTGATGGGCCTCATCACTTCCCTCATCCTGCTGCTGGTCCTGGCCTACGCCCTGCACATGGTCATCCACCTGAAACATATCGAGCATGACGACGAACACAAGGACGACGTCTACTTCCCCCAAAACACTGAACAATGCTGTGTGGAAAACTTTGCTGAGAAAAATATTCTGTAGAGTAGCCATGGAGATAATTAGACACTTCAAAAAGAGTCACAGCTGATTTGATGCTAACAACTGGCACCAAACCTCTGGTGTGATGGTATACTTTCAGCTCAGGATcagatttttaaatatatatttctagtttttttatttgcctATTTGTGAGTTTCTGTAGGCCTATTTGTATttataacaaatttaataaaaatatgggtaaaaaaatatattttgttttgttccgtTTCCCTCTTTGTAGTAGGTAATTTTCCACCTGGTTTCATTTCAAATTTTGCTTTTTACAAAGTCTGtttagtaaaatataaaaacaataatcaaaTAAACCTGTTTAGTGTACAAACAAGCCGGATgaatttcattaaaatgtattggATATATATAGTCCACTCatgcaaataattattttgatcaaAACTCAAATAGTTTATTTCATCACATGCGCATACTCTTGAGGCTGTGCAAAAATGCTAGTGTGCAATAAAGAATACTTAGAAGTAAAATAAGAATTagattgtatttgtattgtatatAAGATAAGAAGATATAACTTTATTGATACCCCACAGAGGAAATTCACATTGGCAAAGCAGCACAGGGGAATGTGAAAAGAAAggcaaaatacaataaataatatcAATACATAATAGAAAtacaaagaataaaactttagcataaaaaatataaatacatggaATAAATTATGTAATATTGAATAGTTTGGGTCTCCA
Above is a genomic segment from Micropterus dolomieu isolate WLL.071019.BEF.003 ecotype Adirondacks linkage group LG18, ASM2129224v1, whole genome shotgun sequence containing:
- the atp6ap1la gene encoding ATPase H+ transporting accessory protein 1 like a, which produces MASRWKHCCILILSLLLLRLQSSACLDEQPADSAAVSPVYDKGIAQSDGGVWIEDRLVPADDRLQLPIQSPDVSRRKLLQTPGAALPFPPLKVLSNGEPCFLFQARKLSVRYEKEKQLDLTERAFSPHIPVDTSQSICRQDKATLVMRFGDVENLRGLSIRLQLSNTFYESSGQWWFSVDNVSLLYNTSEEAVFNASDVYAPSSSSYHCLHVSSLKRYSALLLPSTDHAHRWSITFTNFQIQAFNITSGKFSPATDCATFLTPAILMGLITSLILLLVLAYALHMVIHLKHIEHDDEHKDDVYFPQNTEQCCVENFAEKNIL